From one Salinibacterium hongtaonis genomic stretch:
- a CDS encoding metallopeptidase family protein: MLDMGEDEFEKLVVDELDQLPDDMVDGLDNVIFVTEARPPNGTLDTLGVYEGVALTERGTYGYGELPDRIVLFREPLLAICDDIGQLRDEIHVTLVHEIAHFYGIDDAQLHELGWG; encoded by the coding sequence ATGCTTGACATGGGCGAAGACGAGTTCGAGAAGCTTGTTGTTGACGAACTCGATCAGCTGCCCGATGACATGGTCGATGGGCTCGACAATGTGATCTTTGTCACGGAGGCCCGGCCGCCCAACGGCACGCTCGACACGCTCGGCGTCTATGAGGGGGTCGCCCTGACGGAACGGGGGACCTATGGCTATGGCGAGCTGCCGGACCGCATCGTGCTCTTTCGGGAACCGCTGCTGGCGATCTGCGACGACATCGGGCAGCTCCGGGACGAGATCCATGTGACCCTGGTTCACGAAATCGCGCACTTCTATGGAATCGACGACGCTCAACTTCACGAACTCGGCTGGGGCTGA
- the dinB gene encoding DNA polymerase IV, with the protein MSKQDGSARQVSAASVDSTTSPILHVDLDAFFASVELLDRPDLVDQPVVVAGKSARSVVTAANYPARRFGVRSAMPLSQAMRLCPRAVVLEPHFEKYQHFSSQVMAIFDDMTPLVERLGIDEAFLDVAGARRVRGTPAEVGQLIRQRVRDETGLACSVGAASTKFVAKLASGRAKPDGLLVIPAAHTLEFLHPLPVSALWGVGAATEATLLRQALHTIGDIAHTPLAVLRRTLGDALGTKLYELSNGIDPRSVSPGRVEKSIGHEMTFETDIDDDDVLNRELLRMSTKVAARLRAAGSEAGTISLKLRYGDFTTITRARRLAAPTDLARTIYAEARAAYEAVGQHPPVRLIGVRAENLAPAGGAQPSLWDADESWRDAERTVDGVTRRFGRDSIRPAALLTGRPRSGPQAPRPEPHD; encoded by the coding sequence GTGAGTAAGCAAGACGGTTCGGCGCGGCAGGTCAGTGCTGCCTCCGTCGACAGCACCACCTCCCCGATTTTGCATGTCGACCTCGATGCGTTCTTCGCCTCGGTCGAACTACTCGACCGGCCCGATCTCGTCGACCAGCCCGTCGTGGTCGCGGGCAAATCCGCTCGCTCGGTGGTGACTGCCGCCAACTATCCGGCTCGCCGGTTCGGAGTGCGCTCGGCGATGCCTCTCAGCCAGGCCATGCGGCTCTGCCCTCGTGCGGTCGTGCTCGAACCCCACTTCGAGAAGTATCAGCACTTCTCATCCCAGGTCATGGCGATCTTCGACGATATGACGCCGTTGGTGGAGCGGCTGGGCATCGACGAGGCGTTTCTCGACGTCGCGGGGGCCCGTCGGGTGCGGGGCACCCCGGCCGAGGTCGGACAGCTGATTCGGCAGCGGGTTCGCGACGAGACGGGGCTGGCCTGCTCTGTGGGGGCGGCCTCAACCAAGTTCGTGGCCAAGCTCGCCTCGGGACGGGCCAAGCCCGACGGGCTGCTCGTCATCCCGGCCGCACATACCCTTGAGTTTTTGCACCCCTTGCCCGTGTCTGCGCTCTGGGGGGTGGGAGCCGCCACCGAGGCGACCCTGCTTCGGCAGGCGCTGCACACCATCGGCGATATCGCGCATACGCCGCTCGCGGTGCTGAGGCGCACCCTCGGCGATGCGCTCGGCACCAAACTGTATGAGCTCTCCAATGGAATCGACCCGCGCTCCGTGAGCCCGGGCCGGGTTGAGAAGAGCATCGGCCATGAGATGACCTTCGAGACAGATATCGACGACGACGACGTGCTCAATCGAGAGCTTCTCCGAATGTCAACGAAGGTTGCCGCTCGGCTGCGCGCGGCCGGGAGCGAGGCGGGCACCATCTCCCTCAAGCTTCGATACGGAGACTTCACCACCATTACCCGCGCCAGACGGCTGGCGGCGCCCACGGACCTCGCTCGCACGATCTATGCCGAGGCCAGGGCCGCCTACGAGGCGGTGGGGCAGCATCCGCCCGTGCGCCTCATCGGAGTGCGGGCCGAGAACCTCGCGCCGGCGGGTGGCGCACAACCGTCGCTGTGGGATGCGGACGAGAGCTGGCGGGATGCAGAGCGCACGGTCGACGGGGTGACGCGCCGATTCGGGCGGGACAGCATCCGGCCAGCAGCGCTGCTTACGGGCCGGCCACGCAGCGGTCCCCAGGCGCCGCGGCCAGAGCCCCACGACTAG
- a CDS encoding M23 family metallopeptidase has translation MPLNPTVPAAPSAPPAEEKAAARHRGITPPRLAPALQRRLHGVHAVKTLRTRLAATTGALLIAAIAGVALPAAAQPVQPAVAAVEPPAQSLSIAAVAATPIVPVVRDTYTAVSAPKPAAPVAKAPAVAMVAGLQYPLPLGSAVASGYGPRDCAACYSNFHHGMDIFPGAGTPVSAMASGTVSSASPSSSGAMGVSVTISHTIGGQLVTSVYGHFQAGSMTLSVGDSVGVGQVIGLVGATGNAQGPHLHFEIHPGGGDSVDPYAWIAARIG, from the coding sequence GTGCCCCTCAATCCCACTGTGCCCGCTGCGCCGTCCGCGCCGCCAGCGGAAGAAAAGGCCGCAGCACGTCACCGCGGAATCACGCCGCCGCGGCTCGCTCCTGCTCTTCAAAGGCGCCTCCACGGCGTACACGCCGTCAAGACTCTGCGCACTCGTCTCGCGGCAACGACCGGAGCGCTGCTGATAGCTGCGATCGCGGGAGTCGCGCTTCCTGCGGCAGCTCAACCCGTCCAACCCGCGGTGGCGGCGGTCGAGCCACCAGCGCAGTCGCTCTCGATCGCTGCGGTGGCGGCAACGCCGATCGTTCCCGTGGTGCGCGACACCTACACGGCTGTCAGCGCGCCAAAGCCTGCTGCCCCCGTCGCCAAGGCGCCCGCGGTCGCTATGGTCGCTGGCCTGCAGTATCCCCTGCCCCTCGGCAGCGCTGTCGCGAGCGGCTACGGACCCCGCGACTGCGCAGCGTGTTACTCAAACTTTCACCACGGCATGGATATCTTCCCCGGCGCAGGCACGCCGGTGAGCGCTATGGCCTCGGGCACCGTCAGCAGCGCTAGCCCCTCATCCTCCGGCGCCATGGGCGTATCGGTGACCATTAGCCACACCATCGGCGGCCAGCTCGTAACAAGCGTCTACGGCCACTTCCAGGCGGGATCGATGACGCTCAGCGTTGGCGACAGCGTGGGCGTCGGCCAGGTGATTGGTCTGGTGGGGGCAACCGGCAACGCTCAGGGCCCGCACCTTCACTTCGAGATCCACCCCGGCGGCGGCGATTCCGTTGACCCCTATGCGTGGATCGCTGCCCGCATCGGCTAG
- a CDS encoding dihydrolipoyl dehydrogenase family protein codes for MTTAEYDVIVLGAGVAGENAADRAVQGGLTAVIVEPELVGGECSYWACVPSKALLRPAQAMRAAQRVKGAADAVTGPLDVDAVFERRDFFAAEWADAGQVEWLESAGIDLIRGAGRLSGEREVTVALGDGGARKLRARHAVVVATGSRAAMPRIAGLADAQPWTSREATSAPTAPTSLVIIGGGVVAAEMATAYAGFGTEVTMLARGGILTTMEPFAGDRVADSLRAMGVVIHENAETHSVNREGDTVTVTLVDGRTIEAEELLVATGREPRTSDIGLETVGLTPGEWIATDDTMRVQGNHWLYAVGDVTHRALLTHQGKYQARAAGDVIAARAAGTAIDDQPWGRHVATADHVAVPQVTFTEPEVASVGLTAHTARAAGLTVEVIDYDLGAVSGASLREDHYEGAARMVVDRERSVIVGATFVGADVAELLHAATTAIVGEIPLSRLWHAVPAFPTMSEVWLRLLEGYGRDSAQSV; via the coding sequence ATGACCACCGCGGAGTACGACGTGATTGTTCTTGGTGCTGGCGTTGCCGGCGAGAACGCTGCCGATAGGGCGGTGCAGGGCGGCCTAACTGCCGTCATCGTGGAACCGGAGCTTGTGGGTGGCGAATGCTCGTACTGGGCGTGCGTGCCCTCGAAAGCTCTTCTGAGGCCGGCGCAGGCGATGCGCGCTGCCCAGAGGGTGAAGGGTGCGGCGGATGCCGTCACTGGCCCTCTCGACGTCGACGCCGTCTTTGAGCGCAGAGATTTCTTTGCGGCCGAGTGGGCGGATGCGGGGCAGGTCGAGTGGCTAGAAAGCGCAGGAATCGACCTCATCAGGGGGGCGGGAAGGTTGAGCGGGGAGCGTGAGGTCACCGTCGCCCTCGGTGATGGGGGCGCGCGCAAGCTCCGCGCTAGGCACGCAGTGGTTGTTGCCACAGGGTCCCGTGCCGCGATGCCCCGCATAGCGGGCCTGGCAGACGCACAGCCGTGGACCAGTCGCGAGGCGACGAGCGCGCCTACGGCTCCGACGAGCCTGGTCATTATCGGCGGCGGTGTGGTCGCGGCCGAGATGGCAACGGCGTATGCGGGCTTCGGCACCGAAGTAACGATGCTTGCCCGGGGTGGGATCCTGACCACTATGGAACCGTTCGCGGGGGATCGAGTGGCCGATTCGCTCCGCGCGATGGGAGTGGTCATTCACGAGAATGCCGAGACGCACTCGGTGAATCGCGAGGGCGACACGGTGACGGTGACGCTCGTGGATGGTCGCACCATCGAAGCAGAAGAACTGCTGGTGGCAACGGGGCGTGAGCCTCGGACATCGGATATCGGCTTGGAGACGGTGGGGTTGACCCCCGGCGAGTGGATCGCCACCGACGACACGATGCGGGTGCAGGGCAATCATTGGCTCTACGCCGTCGGCGATGTTACCCACAGAGCTCTGCTTACCCACCAGGGCAAGTACCAAGCCCGGGCGGCAGGGGATGTGATCGCCGCACGGGCGGCGGGTACTGCCATTGACGATCAGCCGTGGGGCAGACATGTGGCAACGGCCGACCACGTTGCGGTACCGCAGGTCACGTTCACGGAGCCCGAGGTCGCATCCGTCGGGCTCACCGCTCACACGGCCCGCGCGGCCGGTCTCACCGTTGAGGTGATCGACTACGACCTTGGGGCTGTGTCTGGCGCTAGCCTGCGCGAAGACCACTACGAGGGTGCGGCACGGATGGTCGTCGATCGAGAGCGATCAGTGATCGTCGGCGCCACATTCGTCGGTGCCGATGTTGCCGAGCTCTTGCACGCCGCCACGACCGCGATCGTCGGTGAGATACCGCTCAGTAGGTTGTGGCACGCTGTTCCCGCGTTTCCCACTATGAGCGAGGTGTGGCTTCGTCTGCTGGAGGGATACGGCAGAGATTCCGCGCAGTCGGTCTAG
- a CDS encoding DUF2017 family protein: MRRFEREADGSFVALADDAEIGVLTTLARQIAELLTERSPSDPAVLRLLPDAYADDAEAASEFRRFTEADLAARKASNAQTVVETLESTGDDGRIRVEASQAIAWLKTLTDIRLVLAVRLDIDSEDDDDGRETDPMMRDVYDWLGFVQNSLVEALDA, encoded by the coding sequence GTGAGGCGATTTGAACGCGAAGCCGACGGGAGCTTCGTCGCGCTGGCAGATGACGCAGAAATCGGCGTGCTGACAACGCTGGCGCGGCAAATTGCTGAGCTGCTGACCGAGCGTTCCCCCAGCGACCCCGCCGTGCTGCGCCTGCTTCCGGATGCTTACGCCGACGACGCCGAGGCAGCATCCGAATTCCGCCGCTTCACCGAGGCAGACCTCGCTGCCCGCAAGGCCAGCAACGCCCAGACGGTCGTCGAGACCCTGGAGTCGACCGGCGATGATGGGCGCATTCGGGTCGAGGCATCTCAGGCAATCGCCTGGCTTAAGACGCTCACCGACATCCGTCTTGTGCTCGCCGTTCGCCTCGACATCGACTCTGAGGACGACGACGACGGACGCGAGACCGACCCCATGATGCGGGACGTCTATGACTGGCTGGGCTTCGTGCAGAACTCGCTCGTCGAGGCTCTCGATGCTTGA
- a CDS encoding PadR family transcriptional regulator, translating to MNDDSEWPTDWLRAVLSPAVLRVLADGPTYGYAISARLEAAGFGKVKGGTLYPLLGRLEVADLVRTEWRAGEAGPGRKYYELTPGGKASLAEQAERWTRFVTVTELHLQTTTEEQHD from the coding sequence ATGAATGACGATAGCGAGTGGCCGACGGACTGGCTTCGGGCCGTGTTGTCACCGGCCGTACTCAGGGTGCTGGCCGACGGTCCGACCTACGGCTACGCAATCTCAGCACGCCTGGAAGCAGCAGGCTTCGGGAAGGTGAAAGGCGGCACTTTATACCCACTTCTTGGGCGGCTCGAAGTCGCCGACCTCGTTCGTACCGAGTGGCGTGCGGGCGAAGCCGGACCTGGACGCAAGTACTACGAGCTCACTCCCGGCGGTAAAGCGAGCCTTGCCGAGCAAGCCGAGCGCTGGACCCGCTTCGTCACCGTCACTGAATTGCACTTACAGACCACAACGGAGGAACAGCATGACTGA
- the clpS gene encoding ATP-dependent Clp protease adapter ClpS, whose amino-acid sequence MPRIAERSQPTLSVASDTPWVAIVWNDPVNLMSYVSYVFRSYFGYTAVEAERLMLAVHLEGKAVVASGTREEMERHVEAMHDYGLWATLAKSGE is encoded by the coding sequence ATGCCCCGCATTGCCGAACGTTCGCAGCCGACCCTGTCGGTTGCATCCGACACACCCTGGGTCGCAATCGTCTGGAACGACCCGGTCAACCTCATGTCGTATGTCTCGTACGTATTCCGCAGTTACTTTGGCTACACCGCGGTCGAGGCCGAACGGCTGATGCTCGCGGTGCACCTCGAGGGCAAGGCCGTTGTGGCGTCGGGCACCCGCGAAGAGATGGAGCGCCATGTCGAAGCCATGCACGACTACGGCCTCTGGGCCACGCTCGCGAAGTCGGGAGAGTAA
- a CDS encoding DMT family transporter, producing the protein MGYLYALLAAVLFGINGSVTRVVIEAGLTPAQLTLVRVATTAVIAAAFLLMRDRAAFKISLRQVLILALLGVTGVALLQFTYATAISLLPVGITLLIEYTAVLMVAVIAWAFFKEKVRARLWIAIALVLAGLTVVARVWDSELNAVGVAFAFAAALSLTIYFLGGEREVAKSSPMAVAFWTMTFATLFWLVFSEWWTIDPGLFTTPVSLQGNLDSVMVPVWVPLLWNMLLGSFAPFFFSLLALRYLSATAAGIVATAEVILAFFFAWVWLGEGLDTVQTIGAGLVLLGVVIAQTARQNKVVDADLAIPDAAPPSATRSR; encoded by the coding sequence ATGGGCTACCTCTACGCTCTGCTCGCCGCCGTGCTGTTTGGCATCAATGGCAGTGTGACCCGGGTCGTGATCGAAGCAGGGCTCACCCCCGCCCAGCTCACCCTGGTTCGAGTCGCCACGACCGCGGTGATCGCCGCAGCATTTTTGCTCATGCGCGACCGTGCCGCCTTTAAGATTTCGCTCCGTCAGGTGCTCATTCTGGCCCTCCTCGGTGTGACCGGAGTCGCCCTCCTCCAGTTCACGTATGCGACAGCGATCAGTCTGCTGCCCGTGGGAATCACCCTCCTCATTGAATACACCGCAGTGCTCATGGTGGCGGTGATCGCGTGGGCCTTCTTTAAAGAGAAAGTGCGAGCGCGACTCTGGATCGCCATCGCGCTCGTGCTCGCCGGCCTCACCGTCGTCGCCAGGGTGTGGGATAGCGAGCTCAACGCTGTGGGGGTGGCTTTCGCCTTCGCGGCAGCGCTGTCGTTGACGATCTACTTCTTGGGAGGCGAGCGCGAAGTCGCCAAGTCCTCCCCCATGGCGGTCGCCTTCTGGACGATGACGTTTGCCACACTTTTCTGGCTCGTGTTCAGTGAGTGGTGGACAATCGACCCCGGGCTTTTCACAACCCCGGTCTCTCTGCAGGGCAACCTTGACTCCGTGATGGTGCCGGTGTGGGTTCCGCTGCTGTGGAACATGCTTCTCGGGTCTTTCGCTCCCTTTTTCTTCTCCCTGCTCGCGCTGAGGTACCTGAGCGCGACGGCAGCGGGCATCGTTGCGACGGCGGAGGTCATCCTCGCTTTCTTCTTTGCGTGGGTGTGGCTCGGTGAAGGCCTCGACACGGTGCAGACCATAGGTGCTGGGCTCGTGCTGCTGGGCGTTGTTATCGCACAAACCGCGCGGCAGAACAAAGTGGTCGACGCCGACCTGGCCATCCCCGATGCCGCCCCGCCTTCCGCGACACGCAGCCGGTAG
- the orn gene encoding oligoribonuclease, whose protein sequence is MASTADRLVWIDCEMTGLDLENDELVEVAVVITDYDLQIIDPGFAIVIKPDQSALDNMNDFVRTMHEKSGLLEEIPNGVSLADAEFAVNEYILKHVPTAGKAPLAGNTIGTDRAFIAKYMPRVDSHLHYRNVDVSSIKELARRWFPRVYINAPEKNGGHRALADILESIRELEYYRRSVFVSDPGPTTEELQLVSASVVENFASRL, encoded by the coding sequence ATGGCTAGCACCGCAGACCGACTCGTCTGGATCGATTGTGAAATGACGGGGCTCGACCTCGAAAACGATGAACTGGTTGAAGTTGCGGTGGTGATCACCGACTACGACCTCCAGATCATCGATCCTGGATTCGCGATTGTGATCAAGCCCGATCAGTCGGCGCTCGACAATATGAACGACTTCGTGCGAACAATGCACGAGAAGTCAGGGCTGCTCGAAGAGATTCCGAACGGAGTCTCTCTGGCCGACGCAGAGTTCGCGGTGAACGAGTACATCCTGAAGCACGTACCCACTGCGGGCAAGGCGCCCCTGGCTGGCAACACCATCGGCACGGACCGTGCGTTCATCGCCAAGTACATGCCCCGGGTCGACAGCCACCTCCACTACCGCAACGTCGACGTCTCCTCCATCAAGGAGCTCGCACGCCGCTGGTTCCCCCGCGTCTACATCAACGCGCCAGAAAAGAACGGCGGGCATCGCGCTCTGGCCGACATCCTTGAGTCGATCCGTGAACTCGAGTACTACCGCCGATCCGTGTTCGTTTCTGACCCCGGGCCCACGACCGAAGAGCTGCAGCTCGTGTCGGCCTCCGTGGTGGAGAATTTCGCCTCCAGGTTGTAA
- a CDS encoding oligoribonuclease, whose translation MTDSRPALAKGDEYIVVYAGGPSDGQSERRISTDGTWDDSLTVLASESGAESMINYDATNWREVGGTYFVTYVYDPRDSEALEDPEDRE comes from the coding sequence ATGACTGATTCACGGCCTGCCCTGGCTAAGGGTGATGAGTACATCGTTGTTTACGCCGGTGGCCCGAGCGACGGGCAATCGGAGCGGCGCATCAGCACCGATGGAACATGGGATGACTCGCTCACCGTTCTCGCGTCCGAGTCGGGCGCGGAGAGCATGATCAACTATGACGCAACAAACTGGCGAGAAGTGGGCGGCACCTATTTCGTGACCTATGTATACGACCCGCGCGACAGCGAAGCGCTCGAGGACCCAGAAGACCGGGAGTAG